GGACTTTTGCCCTCCTGGCCCCAAGACCTCCCGCAACCGGTCGGGGCGTCCAATCCACTTGTAATTCAACCGTCCTGCATCGCACATCCAACATTTGTTTACCGCCATGTTTTCTCGGGGCGTGTACCGGTAAATGACGTTTTCGCGCGAGCTGATGATGATGTTGCAGCCCGTGCCGCAACTGGTGCAGATGCTTTTGGTCTCCTTCAAAAACCACACCCGCATCTTGAACCGGAAGTCCTTGGAGGTCAGCGCCCCCACCGGGCATATGTCCACCGTGTTCAGGGTGTAATTATTATCAAACTGCCGCCCCGGATACGCCGTCAAAGTGTTATAGCCACCCCGGTTGATGATTCCCAGCGCATCATCCCCCGCAATGTCCCGGGTGAAACGGATGCATCGCGTGCACAAGATGCACCGTTCATCATCCAGCATGATTCGTGGCCCCAAATCCACCTGCTTGGGCTTGTGCACCTTGGTTTCCCTAAAGGCACTTTCCGCACGCCCATGGTCCAGCGCATATTCCTGCAATTTGCACTCGCCCGCCTGATCGCAAATGGGGCAATCCAGCGGATGATTAGCCAGCAAAAACTCCAATACAGATTCCCTCATCTGCTTGGTCGCCGGCGAACTGGGATAAATTTCCATCCCGGGTGAAATGGGCGTGGCACAAGCGATGGCGCCGCGGGGCGTGCCCGGCTCATACGGCAGGGTGGAACGCTGGATGATGGGTTCTCCCTTATCGTTCAGCAACGGCTTGCGATCCGGCCCAATCATGGGCACGCCGAACTCCACCAGACACATCCGGCAATTGCCCGCCACTGGCAACAGGGGATGGTAACAATAGTGCGGCACTTCCACGCCTGCCAGCTTGCAGGCCTGCAACATGGTCGTCGGCACCAGCTTGCCCGTCCAATCCGGCATCAACCGCGGCACTTCCACCTCCCGGCCGTCCACCTTGATTTTAATCTTTTCCACGGTGGCAGGCGGTGGGGTGGCGCTCTGGTCTGGTTTGGCTTCCGGCATAGGATGAAATCCGTCCAATGGTCTGCGCTACGAGTTCTTCGGGGCCGGGCCGCCGCCGCGTGCCTCAAAATCCTCGCGGAACTTGCTTACAAAACTCAGCACCGGCCAGGAACAGGCCTCGCCAAAGGCACACACCGTCCGCCCCTGGATGTTTTGCGCCAGATGCAGCAATTGAGCCGGGTCACCTGCCCGGCCGCGTCCTGTATCCATGCGATGCAATATTTTACTCATCCACAAGGCCCCTTCCCGGCAGGGGGTGCACTGGCCACAACTCTCATGCGCGTAAAACTCCGCCAGATTTGCCAGCGCCGCCACCATGTCCGCCGTGTCATCCATCACAATGATGGCCCCGGAGCCGGACATGCTGCCCGCCGCCGCAATGGTGTCAAAATCGTAGGGCAAATCCAGCAAATCCATCTCTTGCACGCTGGTACTGCCATCCGGACGTTTCCGCCGGAGGGTAATTTTTTCTCCGGCCTTGAAGACTTTGGCCGATGACCCACCCGGTATGACTGCCTTCAGGGTGCGGCCGGGCCGCAAACCCTGCCCGAAGTTTTCATGAAAAATCAGTTCTCCCAGCGTCACCTTGCCCACCTCAATCTCATAATATCCCGGCCGGCGCACGTGCCCGCTCAAACTGACTATCCGCGTGCCGGTGTTATTCGGCGTGCCCAGCCGAGCATAAGCCGCTCCGCCCATCTCCACGATGTGCTTGACGGCACACAACGTCTCCACATTGTTGACAATGGTGGGGCATTGATACAACCCCAACACGGCCGGAAAATAGGGCGGTTTGATGCGCGGGTACGGACGCTTGCCCTCCAGCGACTCAATCAAGCCGGTTTCTTCCCCGCAAATATAGGCTCCCGCACCCCGATGCACATAAATCTCCAAATCATAGCCACTGCCCAGGATGTTTTGCCCCAAGTACCCTGCCGCCCGCGCCTCCGCCAGGGCCCGGTTCAGGATTTTGGCCCCTTCGGCGAATTCGCCGCGGATGTAAATAAACGCCAGATGCACATCATTGGCGTAGGAGGAAATGATCATCCCCTCTATCAGTTGATGGGGATCCTTGTAAATGATCTGCCGGTCCTTGAAGGTTCCCGGCTCCGATTCATCTGCATTGCAGATCAAATAAATCGGTTTTCCGCTTTTGCGGTCCACAAAGGACCACTTCAGTCCGCACGAGAAACCGGCCCCGCCACGCCCCCGCAGCCCTGACAGCATGACCTCCTTGCGGATTTGCTCCGGTCCGGACTCTGTCTTGCCTTCAGCGGTCGTTACCGGCTTCAGCGCCACCGCTTTCCGCAACGTCTGGTAACCCCCATGCCGCACGTAGCATTCCAAATCCGGTGTATAACCGGCCTGGTCCACATGCTTCAAAATCATCCGATACTCTTGCGGCATATCATTATATCCCAATACCCGCCCGCCGCTGAAATCCGCGGCTTGACTCCGGTCACAAAATCCTTAACTTGCTCTCACGTGCACTGCCCGATGGTGTAACGGTAGCACAGCAGACTCTGGATCTGTTTGTCATGGTTCAAATCCATGTCGGGCAGCCAAATCTTTCCGATTACCCCCAACTTTCCGCACGCCTTGCCTGTTTGAGACAAAATCATTCGTTGCGTTCAGGTTTGGGTTGGACCTTTTAAGCCGCCCCATTCACCGGCACTGCACGCCCCAAGTAAAGATTTTCAGCCGCACAAAGTCAAATCTGTCCTCGACGCCACGCGGTTGGCCGGTTTGCTGGGGCCCAGCCCAGCCTGTGCCGCGCCTTCACTTCCTCAGGATTCTTACCACCAAAGATCTCTGGAAGGGCGGCAGCACCAATTCCCCCCCTGTTTTCACTTCCACCGCCTGCGTCTGATTCTTCCAGGGGTCATAGGCTGAGGCCCGTGCCACGCCGGAAATCTTGAACGGCTGCATTGATAGACGAAAATCCCGAACCTCCGGAGGCGCCTGTCCCTGCTGCAACTCCGTCTGCCAGGTGGCGCGTCCATCCCGGCACCACAGCAACACCTCCCGGCGCCCCACCAAGGCATAGACACGCAATGGTCCGACCTCCACTAGTTGAGGTTCAAAGCCTTCCGCCGGCGGGTCCACTCCCTTCACCGCCTCGGCAAACCGGCCAAAATGAAACCACAAATGGTTGCGGGCCACATAACTGTCCCAGTGCCAGATGTGCCCCGGCCCGGCGGCGCCCGCAAAAAATGGCGCAAACAAAACATCGTGCAAAATTACTCCGTTCGTGTCCGCCCCATACAACTTGAACGGCCCGCTGTGATTAGGCTCCACCGCCCCGCTCTCTGCCAACAGCACCGGTTTGCCCGGTTTTACCGCCAGCAACTCCCGCACCGCATCAGCCGCCAGCACATCCACCGGCCCGTGACATACGGTCAACCTCGCCCCTAAATCCAGATACCGATGCACTTGTGCCACATCATTGCCCGGCATCAGCGCCAGCCGCCGGTAATGGGCCCTCACCCCATCCGTATCGAAGCTACCCAAGCTTTGCATGCAGAGGTTGGAGGGAAAAGCCCGATGCAAATGGGGCAACATGACTTCCGTCCACGCCATGTAATCCCCGGCACGAATGGCATTCATTTCATTCCACAACTCCCACCCAAACACATAAGGATGCGTCCCGAAGCGCCGCCCATACCATCCGATTTTTTCCTGGAACTGCCGCCGACCCGCCTCGCCGTCGAAGAAGTGCGCCGTGTTGGTCGCCGGCCCGCCATTTTGCGCCAGATGCAGCGGTTTGGCCGCCCACCTTTGGGTCCCCTCCCCCAAATGGCGGAAGTGCTCCATGCACATTTTCACCCGGATGCCTCGCGCCGCGGCGTGCGCCAGCAATTCATCAATCCGCCTGGCTTTCTCCTCGTCATACTCCCCACTGCGGACGTGCTCCACATCAAAATACGGATTGCTGAGCCATACGCGGATGAAATTGCCGCCTTGTTTGGCCAACTCATCCATCCACTCCGCCATTCCCTCAAAGCGATTGCCCGGCGGGGCAATCATGTTGAGGCCAATGGGAATGTAGGGCGTGCCATCGGTCAGTTCAAAGTATCGCGCATCGCGGGGGCTTACCCGCACCAAAGCCGCCGCCGGGGCGGCCGCCCGGCTGAATTCGGGAGCAAGTAAGACCACGAAAACCCACGTCCTCCACAAAACAGGAAGCAAAGAGTGAAGCAACTGGCGTGATAAGATAATCATGATGCGAGGATGCCATAAGCCGCCACACAGCACAACCTCATCCAAAAGCAGTTTGGCTTCAACCGGGAACCGGTTTAGCATCGGGAATATGCAACGAATGGGAGCAGCGGTACTGGGTCTGCTATTGATGACCCTGGCGTCCGGCAAGGCCTCCACGGCGGCACCGCCCTTGGAGCTTGGTCGAGGAGCCTGGGGACGGCTGGAACGTTTGGATGACCAGCGCTGGTTGATGGTGGTGACACGTTTTTCAACCCAAGAGCCGAGCCGTCTGGAGGTACTGCTGAGCACAAACGCATGTCGTGCCTGGCAACACGTCACGGATTTGCGCGAGCCGGGACGCAAATTCGACAATGGCCATCTCTTGCGCCTGCCCAACGGCAATCTTCTGTTGACCGGCCGCTCCCTGGTGGATGGCCAATCCTATCATTTGCCGGTGTACGCCAGCGCTCAGGGCGGCCGGGCGTGGCAACGCCTCAGCAACATTGATGCGATAGAAGGTAACGCAGCCGCGCAAAAAAGAGGCTTGTGGGAGCCGTTTTTATTCCTGCTGCCTGATGGCCGGGTGAGTGTGATTTACTCCAGCGAAAAACACGAGGGTTACAGTCAGATTCTGTCGCAAAAAACCTCGCAGGACGGCGGTCATACCTGGGGAGCAGAGCGTCACATCGTCGAAGAACCAAGGGGCGGCAAATTGCGCCCTGGCATGGGCGTGGTCAGCCGGTTGGCGGACGGCCGCTATTTTCTGGTGTACGAGGTGGTGGGGTTGGGCCGCGGGCTGGTGCATTACAAAATCTCCCCTGATGGCGAACAATGGCCCGGCGGATTAGGCACGCCCATTGAAGGACATGAAGCGGCACCGTATGTCATCACCTTGAGCGATGGACGGCTGCTGTTGACGTCCTGTCAGAATACTTTGTCTATAAGTGAAGACACAGGACGCACCTGGCAACGCGTTGGACGCGAAACCTGGCCCGTCTCTTTTCGTTATACCTGGCCGGCTTTGTATGAAATTGCTCCCGGAGAAGTGTTGGCCGTGCGCTCCGAAGGCATGATCAGATTGCGATGGATCACTCTGCCCACCCGATAACGCCGACAGCATGAGGGAGACATTACAGGAATCATCTACCACCTTGGGAATGCGATGGGGCGCGTCAAAATTAGTCCCCCAAAATACCCATGGCGCCAACGTATTGCCGCAGCCATTAAACTTGCCCAACCGGTATCAACTACCGGCCCCTCAAGCCGGAAAACGACCAGGGTGAGAGGTTGACTTCCAGGAAAGAATGCGTCCTTCGAGAGATTCCGCACTCGACACCCCACCCGGCAACCAGATAATGAAAATCGCATGGCAGATGCGATAACCAGCCCGCCAGGGCTTTCCAAGCGGGCCATATTTTTGCGCCGACTGGGCAGTTCCGTGGTGCTCTGGAGCACCATCATTGCCGCCTTGTTCTCGGGCATCCCGTGGCTTTCAGACGCAGTAGTGGTACTGCTCCTGGGGCTTCTGGCCGTGACCGGCCAATGGGAATTTTACGGCATGGTGGGGCGCCGGCCATTGGTCTGCTTCCGTGGCTGGGGAATTGTCTGTGGGTTGTTTCTTATTGTGGGCACCTTTGTCTTCCTCCAAGCCGAGCGGCATTTGTACGTGCGTTATCCGGCCGGGGCGGTCAATGACTTTGAAGTCGGTTTTCTTATTCTTTTCGTGCTGGGCCTGTGCCTGCGCCAGCTTACGGCAAAGGAAAACCCCCATGGTCTCACGGCCATTGCCACCACCCTCCTGGGTCTGATGTATGTGCCGTGGCTTCTCAATTTCATTCAGAAAATCATTTATTTCCCCGGCGTGGACGGCCGTTATTACGTCCTTTATTTCATCGTGGTGACCAAATTGAGCGACATCGGCGCCTACAGCGTGGGGTCGCTGATTGGCCGGCACAAGATGATTCCACGCATCAGTCCCGGCAAAACGTGGGAGGGTCTGGGTGGCGCACTGCTCTTCAGCCTGCTGGGCAGTGTGCTCTGGGTGGCTCTGGCCCCCCAAACCATCAGCGGCATGACGCTGGGGCATGCCCTGGCGCTGGGGCTCTTGCTGGGCGCCGCCGCCGTCGTCGGCGATTTGATTGAATCCCTGTTCAAGCGCGAGGTGGGGTTGAAAGACTCCGGACGATTATTTCCGGGCATTGGGGGGATACTGGATTTATTGGACAGTTTGCTGTTTAATGCGCCATTGATGTATATCTATTTAAGATACATCTTGCGATTGGGTGAATAACGTCGGGAATCTTTCATGAAACGGGTGGTATTATTGGGGAGCACGGGTTCCATCGGCACCAGCACCTTGAAGGTGGCGGATGATTTGCCAGAGCACTTGCGCATCGTCGCCCTGGCTGCCGGTAACAATGTGGAATTGTTGAGGGAGCAGGTCCAGCGCTACCAGCCGCTGGCCGTCTCGGTGGCCGACCCCGGCAAGGCCGCCGCTTTACGCTCCACCCTGCCCATGCCCGTGCATTCCGGGGTGGAAGGATTGGTCAAACTGGCCACCCTGCCGGAAGCCGATATTGTCTTGATTGCCATCGTGGGCACCGCCGGCCTGCAGCCCGCCCTCGCCGCCATCCGCGCCGGTAAGGATATTGCCATCGCCTCCAAAGAAATCCTGGTCATGGCGGGCGAAACAGTCATGGCCGAGGCCCGGCGGCACGGCGTGCGGGTGCTGGCGGTGGACAGCGAACACTCCGCCATTTTCCAATGCCTTGACGGCAAGCCACCGGAATCGGTGCGCCGTCTCTGGCTCACGGCCTCCGGCGGCCCCTTTCGCAACACGCCAGCGAGCGAATTCCCGGCGATTACCGTCGAGCGCGCGCTGCAGCATCCCTCCTGGGTCATGGGCCGCAAAATCACCATTGATTCCGCCACGCTCTTCAACAAGGGCCTGGAAATGATTGAGGCCCGCTGGCTGTTTGACATCCCCATGGAACGGGTGGGCGTGCTGGTGCATCCGCAAAGCGTCATTCATTCCATGGTGGAGTTTGTGGACGGCTCCATCCTGGCCCAGCTCTCCACCCCCGATATGTGCCTGCCCATCCAATACGCCCTGACCTATCCCGTCCGCCTGCCCAGCCAGCGCGTGCAAACCGATTTCCCCAAAATCGGCACGTTGACTTTTGAGGAGCCGGACCTGGAGCGTTTTCCCGCCTTGCGGCTGGCCCGCCAGGCCGGAGACATTGGCGGCACCCTGCCGGCCGTCCTCAACGCCGCCAATGAAGTGGCTGTCAGCGCCTTTTGCGAACGGCGCATTAATTTCCCGCAAATCACCGAGACCGTGGCCCGGACGATGGAAGCGCACACAGTGTGCGCCCACCCTGATTTGGAAACCATCCTCGCCGCCGACGCCTGGGCTCGCGCCACGGCGGCGGAAGTCACCCGCCGCCTGCAAAAGTGAAGCTGCCTTCGGCGCTCAGCCGCGGCGTTCCCAGGCGGGATGTTCCGGCAGGCAGCGGTCGAAATCGGCAATCAACTTCTGCTCGTACTCGCCCGCATAAGTG
This is a stretch of genomic DNA from Fontisphaera persica. It encodes these proteins:
- a CDS encoding molybdopterin-dependent oxidoreductase produces the protein MPEAKPDQSATPPPATVEKIKIKVDGREVEVPRLMPDWTGKLVPTTMLQACKLAGVEVPHYCYHPLLPVAGNCRMCLVEFGVPMIGPDRKPLLNDKGEPIIQRSTLPYEPGTPRGAIACATPISPGMEIYPSSPATKQMRESVLEFLLANHPLDCPICDQAGECKLQEYALDHGRAESAFRETKVHKPKQVDLGPRIMLDDERCILCTRCIRFTRDIAGDDALGIINRGGYNTLTAYPGRQFDNNYTLNTVDICPVGALTSKDFRFKMRVWFLKETKSICTSCGTGCNIIISSRENVIYRYTPRENMAVNKCWMCDAGRLNYKWIGRPDRLREVLGPGGQKSDWSKVIPEISGRLRAAPAGSVAMVISARQTVEELYLLRVLANKLGAITDAVPRVGQPDYLLVHADKNPNSNGVRLMGLCGDEMGANMRRMAEGIAAGAIRTLIVIGEDVTRCGLGPELLAKLETLVVSDILPNETTRRAHYVLPGCAHAEKRGSFISAKGRWQRFWKAVEPPGQARPEMEWLGELAHNLAGENSFASVEALFNHLSREVPALGGVRWEQLGDTGVDVKI
- the nuoF gene encoding NADH-quinone oxidoreductase subunit NuoF, encoding MPQEYRMILKHVDQAGYTPDLECYVRHGGYQTLRKAVALKPVTTAEGKTESGPEQIRKEVMLSGLRGRGGAGFSCGLKWSFVDRKSGKPIYLICNADESEPGTFKDRQIIYKDPHQLIEGMIISSYANDVHLAFIYIRGEFAEGAKILNRALAEARAAGYLGQNILGSGYDLEIYVHRGAGAYICGEETGLIESLEGKRPYPRIKPPYFPAVLGLYQCPTIVNNVETLCAVKHIVEMGGAAYARLGTPNNTGTRIVSLSGHVRRPGYYEIEVGKVTLGELIFHENFGQGLRPGRTLKAVIPGGSSAKVFKAGEKITLRRKRPDGSTSVQEMDLLDLPYDFDTIAAAGSMSGSGAIIVMDDTADMVAALANLAEFYAHESCGQCTPCREGALWMSKILHRMDTGRGRAGDPAQLLHLAQNIQGRTVCAFGEACSWPVLSFVSKFREDFEARGGGPAPKNS
- a CDS encoding cellulase family glycosylhydrolase; the encoded protein is MVLLAPEFSRAAAPAAALVRVSPRDARYFELTDGTPYIPIGLNMIAPPGNRFEGMAEWMDELAKQGGNFIRVWLSNPYFDVEHVRSGEYDEEKARRIDELLAHAAARGIRVKMCMEHFRHLGEGTQRWAAKPLHLAQNGGPATNTAHFFDGEAGRRQFQEKIGWYGRRFGTHPYVFGWELWNEMNAIRAGDYMAWTEVMLPHLHRAFPSNLCMQSLGSFDTDGVRAHYRRLALMPGNDVAQVHRYLDLGARLTVCHGPVDVLAADAVRELLAVKPGKPVLLAESGAVEPNHSGPFKLYGADTNGVILHDVLFAPFFAGAAGPGHIWHWDSYVARNHLWFHFGRFAEAVKGVDPPAEGFEPQLVEVGPLRVYALVGRREVLLWCRDGRATWQTELQQGQAPPEVRDFRLSMQPFKISGVARASAYDPWKNQTQAVEVKTGGELVLPPFQRSLVVRILRK
- a CDS encoding exo-alpha-sialidase; protein product: MQRMGAAVLGLLLMTLASGKASTAAPPLELGRGAWGRLERLDDQRWLMVVTRFSTQEPSRLEVLLSTNACRAWQHVTDLREPGRKFDNGHLLRLPNGNLLLTGRSLVDGQSYHLPVYASAQGGRAWQRLSNIDAIEGNAAAQKRGLWEPFLFLLPDGRVSVIYSSEKHEGYSQILSQKTSQDGGHTWGAERHIVEEPRGGKLRPGMGVVSRLADGRYFLVYEVVGLGRGLVHYKISPDGEQWPGGLGTPIEGHEAAPYVITLSDGRLLLTSCQNTLSISEDTGRTWQRVGRETWPVSFRYTWPALYEIAPGEVLAVRSEGMIRLRWITLPTR
- a CDS encoding phosphatidate cytidylyltransferase, translated to MADAITSPPGLSKRAIFLRRLGSSVVLWSTIIAALFSGIPWLSDAVVVLLLGLLAVTGQWEFYGMVGRRPLVCFRGWGIVCGLFLIVGTFVFLQAERHLYVRYPAGAVNDFEVGFLILFVLGLCLRQLTAKENPHGLTAIATTLLGLMYVPWLLNFIQKIIYFPGVDGRYYVLYFIVVTKLSDIGAYSVGSLIGRHKMIPRISPGKTWEGLGGALLFSLLGSVLWVALAPQTISGMTLGHALALGLLLGAAAVVGDLIESLFKREVGLKDSGRLFPGIGGILDLLDSLLFNAPLMYIYLRYILRLGE
- a CDS encoding 1-deoxy-D-xylulose-5-phosphate reductoisomerase produces the protein MKRVVLLGSTGSIGTSTLKVADDLPEHLRIVALAAGNNVELLREQVQRYQPLAVSVADPGKAAALRSTLPMPVHSGVEGLVKLATLPEADIVLIAIVGTAGLQPALAAIRAGKDIAIASKEILVMAGETVMAEARRHGVRVLAVDSEHSAIFQCLDGKPPESVRRLWLTASGGPFRNTPASEFPAITVERALQHPSWVMGRKITIDSATLFNKGLEMIEARWLFDIPMERVGVLVHPQSVIHSMVEFVDGSILAQLSTPDMCLPIQYALTYPVRLPSQRVQTDFPKIGTLTFEEPDLERFPALRLARQAGDIGGTLPAVLNAANEVAVSAFCERRINFPQITETVARTMEAHTVCAHPDLETILAADAWARATAAEVTRRLQK